In Scylla paramamosain isolate STU-SP2022 chromosome 29, ASM3559412v1, whole genome shotgun sequence, a genomic segment contains:
- the LOC135115712 gene encoding cuticle protein 7-like isoform X1, which yields MKVQQLLVTLSLVATALAAPSGPLAAYSVPSYDAAPIYRPVPAYNEVPRYVFDYAVRDSLGNDYGHQESRDGYDTKGSYYVQLPDGRLQHVNYYVNGDSGFVAEVTYSGEAQYPAYSPAPAYRPAPVYTPAPAYTPAPHYG from the exons ATGAAGGTACAGCAG CTCCTCGTGACCCTTTCCCTCGTGGCCACGGCCCTCGCTGCCCCCTCTGGTCCCCTGGCCGCCTACTCAGTTCCCAGCTACGACGCCGCCCCCATCTACAGACCAGTCCCCGCCTATAAT GAGGTGCCCCGCTACGTGTTCGACTACGCAGTGAGAGACAGCCTCGGCAACGACTACGGCCACCAGGAGAGTCGTGACGGCTACGACACCAAGGGCTCCTACTACGTGCAGCTGCCCGACGGCCGCCTGCAGCACGTCAACTATTACGTCAACGGCGACTCAGGATTCGTGGCGGAGGTCACTTATTCCGGAGAGGCCCAGTATCCTGCCTACAGCCCCGCCCCTGCCTACAGGCCCGCCCCAGTCTACACCCCCGCCCCGGCCTACACCCCCGCCCCGCACTATGGGTGA
- the LOC135115712 gene encoding cuticle protein 7-like isoform X2, protein MKLLVTLSLVATALAAPSGPLAAYSVPSYDAAPIYRPVPAYNEVPRYVFDYAVRDSLGNDYGHQESRDGYDTKGSYYVQLPDGRLQHVNYYVNGDSGFVAEVTYSGEAQYPAYSPAPAYRPAPVYTPAPAYTPAPHYG, encoded by the exons ATGAAG CTCCTCGTGACCCTTTCCCTCGTGGCCACGGCCCTCGCTGCCCCCTCTGGTCCCCTGGCCGCCTACTCAGTTCCCAGCTACGACGCCGCCCCCATCTACAGACCAGTCCCCGCCTATAAT GAGGTGCCCCGCTACGTGTTCGACTACGCAGTGAGAGACAGCCTCGGCAACGACTACGGCCACCAGGAGAGTCGTGACGGCTACGACACCAAGGGCTCCTACTACGTGCAGCTGCCCGACGGCCGCCTGCAGCACGTCAACTATTACGTCAACGGCGACTCAGGATTCGTGGCGGAGGTCACTTATTCCGGAGAGGCCCAGTATCCTGCCTACAGCCCCGCCCCTGCCTACAGGCCCGCCCCAGTCTACACCCCCGCCCCGGCCTACACCCCCGCCCCGCACTATGGGTGA